One window from the genome of Oncorhynchus kisutch isolate 150728-3 linkage group LG21, Okis_V2, whole genome shotgun sequence encodes:
- the LOC109866223 gene encoding wiskott-Aldrich syndrome protein family member 1-like → MPLVKRSIEPRHLCHTVLPRAIKNELECVTNVSLANVIRQLSSLSKYAEDLFGELFNEAHSFSFRVNSLQERVDRLSISVTQLDPKEEEREYRAHTHTHTHTLIQ, encoded by the exons TGCCGTTGGTGAAGAGGAGTATCGAGCCCAGGCACCTGTGCCACACAGTGCTGCCGCGGGCCATTAAGAATGAGCTGGAGTGTGTGACCAATGTGTCCCTAGCTAACGTCATACGACAGCTCAGCAGCCTCA gTAAGTATGCAGAGGACCTGTTTGGGGAGCTATTCAACGAGGCCCACTCCTTCTCCTTCCGGGTCAACTCCCTGCAGGAGCGCGTGGACCGCCTCTCTATCAGCGTCACACAGCTAGATCCTAAAGAGGAGGAGCGTGAGtaccgcgcacacacacacacacacacacacacactcatacagtag